The Elusimicrobiota bacterium genome segment CCTACTTTTGACCATCCAAATACATACTTTCCACCTTTAGCAATTCGTGGCATATAGTTTTTCCTCCTTGATTTCTTTAACATCCATGTACATAAGAATTTCCCTTTTGGCGGGCTTGGGCGTTTCACTTAACGAATAGGTGCTGGCGACACTGCGAAGCAGTGTCCCGACAGGGCAGATGGCGAATGCCATCTGCGACAGCACCCAGTTAGCCGATGTTCGCCATTATTATTTTTTTATACCCCATATAAGTAAATATCGTGAAATACCTTCTATAAAACTTTTTCTTTTTAAATCTGATTTCATTTTTTCTATTCCTTTATTGAATGCTTCATTAGATATTAAATGCAAACAAGAAAAAGATTTGTCAACATATGGTTGAATATTATCAATTTTATAAGAAAATTCAACTTGAAATTCAGAAATTTTCTTAAATCCTACGGATTTCATAATATTTTTAATATATTTTATAGATGGATATCTATTTAACTCAGCTTCTATTATTTCTGGAAAATATTCAGACAATGGTTTTCGGTTTTTGATTATCCATTCTGAATCAGTAACCGTACATATTTTTCCATTAATTTTCAA includes the following:
- a CDS encoding methyltransferase domain-containing protein, producing MINYNKIAEKYSHHRKLHPGVLKNLIEKGKNDSHSKILEVGCGTGNYISSIADLIKCTCWGIDPSQKMLNIAQKNSDNVKLKKGFAEKIDFMDNFFDTIFSVDVIHHITDKEKYFNEAFRTLKINGKICTVTDSEWIIKNRKPLSEYFPEIIEAELNRYPSIKYIKNIMKSVGFKKISEFQVEFSYKIDNIQPYVDKSFSCLHLISNEAFNKGIEKMKSDLKRKSFIEGISRYLLIWGIKK